The sequence CCGTACGCGCTGCGCCCTACGCGGCGGTCGGCGCGAAGGTCAGGGTCGGACCGCCGTCGGGCGGCGGATCTCCTCCACGGCGGTGACCAGCGGCGCGAGCTGCGGGTCGGCCGCGGCGTGGTCGAGCGCTTCGCGCAGGGCCGCGTTGTTGGTGGGGCGGGCCGCCGCGAGCAGGTCGCGGCCGGCCGGGGTGACGTCGGTGTAGATGCCGCGCCGGTCGGTCGGGCACAGGTAGCGGGAGAGCAGCCCGCGCTCCTCCAGCCGCGTCACCAGGCGGGTGGTCGCGGACTGGCTGAGCACCACCGCGTCGGCGACCTGCTTCATCTGGAGGTGGCCGCCGTCGCCGTCGTGCTGCCGGCTGAGCACGTCGAGCAGCGAGAACTCGCGCACGCTCAGGCCGTGGCCGGACTGCAGGGCCCGCTCGATGTGCGCCTCGATACGGCCGTGCAGCAAGGACAGCGCGCACCAGCTGTCGGCCAGGGCGGTCAGTGCCGGGTCGGTGGCGGTCATACCGACATCATAGCGCGCTTGCAGATAACCAGCGCGTGCAAGTATTGTGGGCGCCTGATAACCGCGCATGCCTGCTAGTCGGCGGGGTGTGCCGCCCTGCCCTCCCCTTCGAAAGGCCCTTCCATGCCCCTCGCGCTCCTGGCCCTCGCCATCGGGGCCTTCGGCATCGGCACCACCGAGTTCGTCGTCGTCGGCCTGCTCCCGCAGATCGCCGGCGACTACGGCGTCTCCGTGCCCACCGCGGGCCTGCTCGTCACCGGGTACGCGCTCGGTGTCGTCGCGGGCGCCCCTCTGATGACCGCGCTGGGCACGAAGGTCTCCCGCAAACGGATGCTGATCCTGCTGATGGGGCTGTTCGTGGTCGGCAACCTGGTCTCCGCGGTCGCGCCGGTGCTCGCGGTGATGCTCGTCGGCCGGGTGATCGCCTCCCTCGCACACGGCGCGTTCTTCGGCATCGGCTCGGTGGTGGCCTCGGAACTGGTCGCCCCGCACAAGCGGGCCGGCGCGATCGCCATGATGTTCACCGGGCTGACGGTCGCCAACGTCGTCGGGGTGCCGCTCGGCACCTTCGTCGGGCAGAGCGCGGGCTGGCGGATCACGTTCGTGCTGGTCGCCGGGCTCGGCGTGCTCGGGCTGCTCGGCGTGGTGAAGCTCGTCCCCGACCTGCCCAGGCCCGAGGGCGTGCGGCTGCGGCACGAGGTCGCGGTGCTGCGCAAGCCGCAGGTGCTGCTCGCCATGGCGATGACCGTGCTCGGCTTCGGCGGGGTGTTCGCCGCCATCACCTACCTCGCGCCGATGATGACCGACGTCACCGGGTACGCCGACGGCTCGGTGACCTGGCTGCTGGTGCTGTTCGGGCTCGGCATGGTCGCGGGCAACCTGGTCGGCGGCCGGTTCGCCGACCGGCACCTGATGCCGATGCTGTTCACGGCGCTCGGCGCGCTCGGCGTCGTACTGGCCGCGTTCACCGTCACCGCGCACGACAAGACCGCCGCCGCGGTGACCGTCTTCCTGATCGGCGCGCTCGGCTTCGCCACGGTGCCGCCGCTGCAGAAGCGGGTGCTGGACCAGGCGTCCGGCGCACCCACCCTCGCCTCGGCGCTCAACATCGGCGCCTTCAACCTCGGCAACGCGCTCGCCGCGTGGCTGGGCGGACTGGTCATCTCGGCCGGCCACTCCTACACCGCGGCGAACTGGGTCGGCGCGGCGCTCACCGCCGGGGCGCTGGTCCTGGCGCTGATCTCCGCCGCACTGGAGCGCGGGCAGCGCACCACGGCCGGGCGGAGCCGTAGGGTGACCGGCCGCAGGGTGGCGGGGTCCGAGGCCGCGCCGGAGTCCGTGGCGGCGCAGGAATCCGTGGCGGTACGGCCGGGGGCGGACGCCGGTCAGGCCCCGGCGCGGCCGGAGACGTCGAGCGACAGCGCCGTGGAGTGGGCCGCGAACCCCAACTCCCGGTAAAGGTGCTCGGCTTCGGGCGTGGCGTGCAGGTCCACCCGTGTCACGCCGTGCGCCGCGAACCAGTCGAGCAGCGCCTCGGTCACCGCCCCCGCGTAGCCGCGCCCGCGGTACTCCGGATCGGTGCACACGTTGAAGATGAAGCCGAACCGGCCGGCGG comes from Streptomyces sp. NBC_00448 and encodes:
- a CDS encoding GNAT family N-acetyltransferase, with the translated sequence MFAAMTGTDAPGPWEAEARRLLAGQLAVPDPATGVFVVDADQGAGLAACAVGTVEQRLPSPSSPAGRFGFIFNVCTDPEYRGRGYAGAVTEALLDWFAAHGVTRVDLHATPEAEHLYRELGFAAHSTALSLDVSGRAGA
- a CDS encoding MarR family winged helix-turn-helix transcriptional regulator; translated protein: MTATDPALTALADSWCALSLLHGRIEAHIERALQSGHGLSVREFSLLDVLSRQHDGDGGHLQMKQVADAVVLSQSATTRLVTRLEERGLLSRYLCPTDRRGIYTDVTPAGRDLLAAARPTNNAALREALDHAAADPQLAPLVTAVEEIRRPTAVRP